From one Catellatospora sp. IY07-71 genomic stretch:
- a CDS encoding MFS transporter produces the protein MTDNSPATRHRTLSPWRTVVAFGLVSLCADLVYEGARSITGPLLGALGASALVVGVVTGAGEAMSLLLRLAFGPMADRTGRYWTLTLAGYALTVVCVPLLAVTPALGAAGLAVACALILIERAGKAVRSPAKSTLLARAAATVGRGRGFGVHKALDQVGAFAGPLVVAAMIAATGVIWPALAVLAVPGAAAILLLLWLRVRLPDPAPADHPVPAPMPGVRGWLGGGLPRPFYRFAAAAAAATGGLVTFGLISYHASQTGQVPLAAVPLLYSAAMAAGAVAALASGHLYDRWGARVLYALPVLGAAAPALALSAGTAAIVAGSVLWGAAVGVQDSTVKALVADLVPAPRRATAYGLFAAVQGAAALAGGVLAGLLYERSLTLLIVVLGLLQLLAMVLLAVTNHATRQS, from the coding sequence ATGACCGACAACAGCCCGGCCACCAGACACCGCACGCTGTCCCCGTGGCGGACGGTCGTCGCTTTCGGGCTGGTCAGCCTGTGTGCGGACCTGGTGTACGAGGGTGCCCGGTCGATCACCGGGCCGCTGCTCGGCGCGCTCGGCGCGTCCGCGCTGGTCGTCGGCGTGGTGACCGGGGCAGGGGAGGCCATGTCGCTGCTGCTGCGGCTGGCGTTCGGGCCGATGGCCGACCGCACCGGCCGCTACTGGACCCTCACCCTGGCCGGATACGCGCTGACCGTGGTGTGCGTGCCGCTGCTGGCCGTCACCCCGGCGCTGGGCGCGGCGGGGCTGGCCGTGGCCTGCGCGCTGATCCTGATCGAGCGGGCGGGCAAGGCGGTGCGCAGCCCCGCCAAGTCGACCCTGCTCGCGCGCGCCGCCGCGACGGTCGGACGCGGCCGCGGCTTCGGCGTCCACAAGGCACTCGACCAGGTGGGCGCCTTTGCAGGCCCCCTGGTGGTCGCCGCGATGATCGCCGCGACCGGCGTGATCTGGCCCGCGCTCGCGGTGCTGGCCGTGCCGGGCGCCGCGGCGATCCTGCTGCTGCTGTGGCTGCGCGTCCGGCTGCCCGATCCCGCGCCCGCAGACCATCCCGTTCCGGCTCCCATGCCGGGCGTACGCGGGTGGCTCGGCGGCGGACTGCCCCGGCCGTTCTACCGGTTCGCCGCCGCGGCGGCGGCCGCGACCGGGGGACTGGTCACCTTCGGGCTCATCTCGTATCACGCCAGCCAGACCGGGCAGGTGCCACTGGCCGCCGTGCCCCTGCTCTACTCCGCCGCGATGGCCGCCGGGGCGGTTGCCGCCCTGGCCAGCGGGCACCTCTACGACCGCTGGGGCGCCCGGGTGCTGTACGCCCTGCCCGTGCTCGGCGCCGCCGCGCCCGCCCTGGCGCTGTCGGCCGGCACCGCCGCGATCGTGGCGGGCAGCGTGCTGTGGGGCGCGGCCGTCGGGGTCCAGGACTCCACCGTGAAGGCGCTGGTCGCCGACCTGGTGCCCGCGCCCCGGCGGGCGACCGCGTACGGCCTGTTCGCCGCCGTCCAGGGCGCCGCCGCGCTGGCCGGGGGCGTGCTCGCGGGCCTACTGTACGAACGCTCACTGACCCTGCTGATCGTCGTGCTGGGACTGCTCCAGCTACTCGCGATGGTCCTGCTCGCCGTCACCAACCACGCCACGCGGCAGAGCTGA